The following proteins come from a genomic window of Nycticebus coucang isolate mNycCou1 chromosome 11, mNycCou1.pri, whole genome shotgun sequence:
- the STEAP1 gene encoding metalloreductase STEAP1 isoform X4, with protein MLKRPALLHLHQQHFDEFDCPSELQHKQEFFPKWRLPIKIAAVVSFLIFLYTFLREIIHPFVTSHQQYFYKIPILVINKVLPVVSITLLALVYLPGVIAALVQLHNGTKYKKFPRWLDRWMLTRKQFGLLSFFFAVLHAIYSLSYPMRRSYRYRLLNWAYQQVQQNKEDAWIEHDVWRMEIYVSLGILGLALLALLAVTSIPSVSDSLTWREFQYIQSKLGIVSLLLGTVHALIFAWNKWVDIKQFVWYTPPTFMIAVFLPIVVLICKGILLLPCLRKKILKIRHGWEDVTKIKRIEMSSQL; from the exons ATGCTGAAAAGACCTGCACTGTTGCATTTACACCAACAACATTTTGATGAGTTTGATTGCCCTTCAGAACTTCAGCACAAACAGgaattctttccaaaatggcGCTTGCCAATTAAAATAGCTGCCGTTGTATCATTCCTGATATTTCTTTACACTTTTCTGAGGGAAATAATTCACCCTTTTGTAACTTCCCATCaacaatatttttacaaaattccaATTCTAGTTATCAACAAGGTCTTGCCAGTAGTTTCCATCACTCTCTTAGCATTGGTTTATCTTCCAGGTGTGATAGCTGCACTTGTACAACTTCATAATGGGACCAAGTATAAGAAATTTCCACGTTGGTTGGATAGGTGGATGCTAACAAGAAAGCAATTTGGGCTTCTCAGCTTCTTTTTTGCTGTGCTGCATGCCATCTATAGTCTATCCTATCCAATGAGGCGATCCTACAGATACAGGTTGCTAAACTGGGCGTACCAGCAG GTCCAGCAAAACAAAGAAGATGCTTGGATTGAGCATGATGTTTGGAGAATGGAGATTTATGTGTCTTTGGGAATTTTGGGACTTGCTCTACTGGCTCTGTTGGCTGTAACATCTATTCCATCTGTGAGTGACTCTTTAACATGGAGAGAATTTCAGTACATTCAG agcAAACTAGGAATTGTTTCCCTTTTACTGGGCACAGTACATGCATTGATTTTTGCCTGGAACAAATGGGTAGATATAAAGCAATTTGTATGGTATACACCTCCAACTTTCATGATAGCTGTTTTCCTTCCAATCGTTGTCCTGATATGTAAAGGCATACTACTCCTGCCGTGCTTGAGGAAGAAGATACTGAAGATTAGACATGGATGGGAAGACGTCACCAAAATTAAGAGAATTGAGATGTCTTCCCAGTTATAG
- the STEAP1 gene encoding metalloreductase STEAP1 isoform X3 encodes MENRKDITNQEELWKMKSKRNLEDDYLSKDTGETGMLKRPALLHLHQQHFDEFDCPSELQHKQEFFPKWRLPIKIAAVVSFLIFLYTFLREIIHPFVTSHQQYFYKIPILVINKVLPVVSITLLALVYLPGVIAALVQLHNGTKYKKFPRWLDRWMLTRKQFGLLSFFFAVLHAIYSLSYPMRRSYRYRLLNWAYQQVQQNKEDAWIEHDVWRMEIYVSLGILGLALLALLAVTSIPSSKLGIVSLLLGTVHALIFAWNKWVDIKQFVWYTPPTFMIAVFLPIVVLICKGILLLPCLRKKILKIRHGWEDVTKIKRIEMSSQL; translated from the exons ATGGAGAACAGAAAAGATATCACAAACCAAGAAGAACTTTGGAAAATGAAGTCTAAGAGAAATCTAGAAGATGATTATTTG agTAAGGACACAGGAGAGACCGGCATGCTGAAAAGACCTGCACTGTTGCATTTACACCAACAACATTTTGATGAGTTTGATTGCCCTTCAGAACTTCAGCACAAACAGgaattctttccaaaatggcGCTTGCCAATTAAAATAGCTGCCGTTGTATCATTCCTGATATTTCTTTACACTTTTCTGAGGGAAATAATTCACCCTTTTGTAACTTCCCATCaacaatatttttacaaaattccaATTCTAGTTATCAACAAGGTCTTGCCAGTAGTTTCCATCACTCTCTTAGCATTGGTTTATCTTCCAGGTGTGATAGCTGCACTTGTACAACTTCATAATGGGACCAAGTATAAGAAATTTCCACGTTGGTTGGATAGGTGGATGCTAACAAGAAAGCAATTTGGGCTTCTCAGCTTCTTTTTTGCTGTGCTGCATGCCATCTATAGTCTATCCTATCCAATGAGGCGATCCTACAGATACAGGTTGCTAAACTGGGCGTACCAGCAG GTCCAGCAAAACAAAGAAGATGCTTGGATTGAGCATGATGTTTGGAGAATGGAGATTTATGTGTCTTTGGGAATTTTGGGACTTGCTCTACTGGCTCTGTTGGCTGTAACATCTATTCCATCT agcAAACTAGGAATTGTTTCCCTTTTACTGGGCACAGTACATGCATTGATTTTTGCCTGGAACAAATGGGTAGATATAAAGCAATTTGTATGGTATACACCTCCAACTTTCATGATAGCTGTTTTCCTTCCAATCGTTGTCCTGATATGTAAAGGCATACTACTCCTGCCGTGCTTGAGGAAGAAGATACTGAAGATTAGACATGGATGGGAAGACGTCACCAAAATTAAGAGAATTGAGATGTCTTCCCAGTTATAG
- the STEAP1 gene encoding metalloreductase STEAP1 isoform X2, whose translation MNIRRHLWLKEVGHRLHMLESKDTGETGMLKRPALLHLHQQHFDEFDCPSELQHKQEFFPKWRLPIKIAAVVSFLIFLYTFLREIIHPFVTSHQQYFYKIPILVINKVLPVVSITLLALVYLPGVIAALVQLHNGTKYKKFPRWLDRWMLTRKQFGLLSFFFAVLHAIYSLSYPMRRSYRYRLLNWAYQQVQQNKEDAWIEHDVWRMEIYVSLGILGLALLALLAVTSIPSVSDSLTWREFQYIQSKLGIVSLLLGTVHALIFAWNKWVDIKQFVWYTPPTFMIAVFLPIVVLICKGILLLPCLRKKILKIRHGWEDVTKIKRIEMSSQL comes from the exons ATGAatatcaggcggcacctgtggctcaaagaagtagggcaccggctccatatgctggag agTAAGGACACAGGAGAGACCGGCATGCTGAAAAGACCTGCACTGTTGCATTTACACCAACAACATTTTGATGAGTTTGATTGCCCTTCAGAACTTCAGCACAAACAGgaattctttccaaaatggcGCTTGCCAATTAAAATAGCTGCCGTTGTATCATTCCTGATATTTCTTTACACTTTTCTGAGGGAAATAATTCACCCTTTTGTAACTTCCCATCaacaatatttttacaaaattccaATTCTAGTTATCAACAAGGTCTTGCCAGTAGTTTCCATCACTCTCTTAGCATTGGTTTATCTTCCAGGTGTGATAGCTGCACTTGTACAACTTCATAATGGGACCAAGTATAAGAAATTTCCACGTTGGTTGGATAGGTGGATGCTAACAAGAAAGCAATTTGGGCTTCTCAGCTTCTTTTTTGCTGTGCTGCATGCCATCTATAGTCTATCCTATCCAATGAGGCGATCCTACAGATACAGGTTGCTAAACTGGGCGTACCAGCAG GTCCAGCAAAACAAAGAAGATGCTTGGATTGAGCATGATGTTTGGAGAATGGAGATTTATGTGTCTTTGGGAATTTTGGGACTTGCTCTACTGGCTCTGTTGGCTGTAACATCTATTCCATCTGTGAGTGACTCTTTAACATGGAGAGAATTTCAGTACATTCAG agcAAACTAGGAATTGTTTCCCTTTTACTGGGCACAGTACATGCATTGATTTTTGCCTGGAACAAATGGGTAGATATAAAGCAATTTGTATGGTATACACCTCCAACTTTCATGATAGCTGTTTTCCTTCCAATCGTTGTCCTGATATGTAAAGGCATACTACTCCTGCCGTGCTTGAGGAAGAAGATACTGAAGATTAGACATGGATGGGAAGACGTCACCAAAATTAAGAGAATTGAGATGTCTTCCCAGTTATAG
- the STEAP1 gene encoding metalloreductase STEAP1 isoform X1, with amino-acid sequence MENRKDITNQEELWKMKSKRNLEDDYLSKDTGETGMLKRPALLHLHQQHFDEFDCPSELQHKQEFFPKWRLPIKIAAVVSFLIFLYTFLREIIHPFVTSHQQYFYKIPILVINKVLPVVSITLLALVYLPGVIAALVQLHNGTKYKKFPRWLDRWMLTRKQFGLLSFFFAVLHAIYSLSYPMRRSYRYRLLNWAYQQVQQNKEDAWIEHDVWRMEIYVSLGILGLALLALLAVTSIPSVSDSLTWREFQYIQSKLGIVSLLLGTVHALIFAWNKWVDIKQFVWYTPPTFMIAVFLPIVVLICKGILLLPCLRKKILKIRHGWEDVTKIKRIEMSSQL; translated from the exons ATGGAGAACAGAAAAGATATCACAAACCAAGAAGAACTTTGGAAAATGAAGTCTAAGAGAAATCTAGAAGATGATTATTTG agTAAGGACACAGGAGAGACCGGCATGCTGAAAAGACCTGCACTGTTGCATTTACACCAACAACATTTTGATGAGTTTGATTGCCCTTCAGAACTTCAGCACAAACAGgaattctttccaaaatggcGCTTGCCAATTAAAATAGCTGCCGTTGTATCATTCCTGATATTTCTTTACACTTTTCTGAGGGAAATAATTCACCCTTTTGTAACTTCCCATCaacaatatttttacaaaattccaATTCTAGTTATCAACAAGGTCTTGCCAGTAGTTTCCATCACTCTCTTAGCATTGGTTTATCTTCCAGGTGTGATAGCTGCACTTGTACAACTTCATAATGGGACCAAGTATAAGAAATTTCCACGTTGGTTGGATAGGTGGATGCTAACAAGAAAGCAATTTGGGCTTCTCAGCTTCTTTTTTGCTGTGCTGCATGCCATCTATAGTCTATCCTATCCAATGAGGCGATCCTACAGATACAGGTTGCTAAACTGGGCGTACCAGCAG GTCCAGCAAAACAAAGAAGATGCTTGGATTGAGCATGATGTTTGGAGAATGGAGATTTATGTGTCTTTGGGAATTTTGGGACTTGCTCTACTGGCTCTGTTGGCTGTAACATCTATTCCATCTGTGAGTGACTCTTTAACATGGAGAGAATTTCAGTACATTCAG agcAAACTAGGAATTGTTTCCCTTTTACTGGGCACAGTACATGCATTGATTTTTGCCTGGAACAAATGGGTAGATATAAAGCAATTTGTATGGTATACACCTCCAACTTTCATGATAGCTGTTTTCCTTCCAATCGTTGTCCTGATATGTAAAGGCATACTACTCCTGCCGTGCTTGAGGAAGAAGATACTGAAGATTAGACATGGATGGGAAGACGTCACCAAAATTAAGAGAATTGAGATGTCTTCCCAGTTATAG